In the Oncorhynchus keta strain PuntledgeMale-10-30-2019 chromosome 16, Oket_V2, whole genome shotgun sequence genome, AGGTGATGTAGGTTTAACACAGACATTTAGAAAGTGTTCCATACTGTGGTTTTTTGCGTCTTACCTGGTGTACTCGTAAAGTGCAGGAACAATGCTGGAGTATTGTCTTCTGATGGCCAACAGTGCACCGATGTAGCCAGATAGGATGAGCAGCTCACTTCGAGCTCTATAACACAGAAAGAACATCCAAGGTGAGAGGGCTGAGGACCAATCTACAgcagcagacgttcttatccagagcgacttacaggagcaatgagggttaagtgccttgctcaagggcccattgacagatttttcacctagtcggctcagggattcgaaccataaaactttcgggttactggcccaacactcttaaccactaggctacctgccgagaCCCAGGTGACATTGTCTCACACATTCTGATTCCCGTTCACTTACTCAGTGAACTTGGCAAGTATGAGCCGGTCCGTTCTAATGTAACCCAGAAGGTCCAGGATAGGATGGACAGAGTCTACGGTCCAGTCAGAATCACTCAGCTGTTCTTTGACGTGGGCGATGCCAACAAGCAGGGCTGCCTCGGGTTCTGGACTCATTAGATAGTACTTGACAGCTTTGAAGATGTCCCCCTCGCTGACAGCAGACTCAGCTAACCCCTGACACTCCTCCAGACTGGGAAGAccacactgaaacaacaacaccAATTATTAACATGCATTTTATACttcaatgttgttgttgacattgtCATGTCATATTGTCAATAGGTCTACTTCTAAGTTTTTCTGTTTAAACAATTAGGACAGGTTTCCCGGACCCAATTTGGACTAAAACGGATGCTCAATAGAGAATTTCCGCTGAAATTCAGCACCAACTTTTTCATGGATTTGGTCTATCTCCGAGGAGCTCCCAGGGTAGAAGGCACACAGCTTGGCCAGCAGGACCTCGTTGTCTGGGATCATCTGGAGAAGGTCAGCCGCCAGGTCCCTGGGAAGGAGAAGAGTGGTGACATCAGTCCAGTTGTTGGATTGCAGGGGACACATCCACACATCCCTTTGAAAACCTAAGCAGTCTTTAGGAATGAGGTACTATACTGTACAAAACCAAGTACAACCGGATGGAACAAAATCCATCCAGAATAAAGTCAAATCCTTTATCGCAGTAAACATGAAACATGTATAATACCTGCTTCCAACTGATGGAAACCTACAAGAAATGAGAATATGGATAAACAAATGCACTCTGTATATTCACAATCATATggagaatatatatataatctagcctgtcatgttcattagagttgAGAGTTGTAATTGGCTCTTACCAGGTGGGTGTGGTCATGTACTTCCTGGCTAGTAGCTCCAGGACGTAGTGAGTGGCCTGATTGGCTGATTCTCCCAACACcagccctacacacacagccAGCTCCAGCTCATTACCCCGGATCAGACTGGCCATGGCTAGCTGTGGGGGACACACAACAACATGATAAGTTATGCATCTACTAAATATGCACATTTATGTTCACATTCATAGGCATTAGTGCtctgtaggtttttgctccagCCCTACATGTAAACACCTGATTCCGCCAATCAAGGGCCTTGAGGAGCTGCTGATTAGTAGAACCGGGTGTATTGGGAGTAGGGTTGGAACAAAACCCTGCAGGAGGGTAGCTCATGACCAGCTTTAGGTTTCAGGTGCACAACTAGCATACGCAACAGTGAATGTTATGTGTGTATTACAAGACAACATACAGAGAGGATCATATACGTAACCTTTGACGCCATCatgtcctgtctgtgtgtttaccTCAGTGTTGTCCACAGCCAGGTGACAGCAGGCCGCCAGCACAGCACGGCCATCTTGGAAATACCACTCCGCTAGCTCCTTACATACACACTGCAGTAGCCTGGAACAACAGAGATTACACTTCACCCTCACAAGCCTGGGGTCATGAGGGGATATTCAGTTGCCCAGTATGGATGCAATGCACCATGGACAGGATGGTGATTACGTATGCTGTGGAACACACCAACATTAGGCCAAATGGTGTATTTTCATGTGAAAAGGACACACCCGTTATATGCCTGTATGTCGTCGCTGTTTGTAGTGGTTGTATGGTTGATTACGGCGGTCTGAGGCACGTGGATGTTGCCTTCACAAGCTCCCTGtacaagaacaacaacaaaggtaTGACGTTCGACCGCAATTTGGCTGACTGAACCTTCATCAATCCAGATAAGCCAATTAACATGGTGGTATGTTGTTCTCTCCTTTAGAGAACAGGGGTTCCGATTGGAACCAATACATGATTTATATTATGTTACTTTGTTTTCTAACTATACAATTAATCATAGGATGCCAATGTTGTCATACCTGAGCCACTAGCAGCGCCTCGTTCAGTTGACCCCTGGCAGTAAAGAAGTTGACCAGCTTCCTCACGTCTCCCGTGGCGATGCAGTACGGGATGACATCGTGGTTTTCTTCCTGCATCAGCTGGTCGGCTCTTCTACGAGGACACATGCATTGAGGAAGGAAGTCAACAACCGCTGTTGTGGTTCTAATTGTTagtcgctctggatgagagcgtctgctaaatggctcaAATGTACACGTAACCATAAAAATGCCTCTTGAATTGACAAACTAACTCAAAACATACCTTTGCATGAGTTTCTTCCAATACTTTATGGATACACCAGGGGCAACTGACAATGCCTTGTCCCACTGACAAATACAGAAAACATGACAAACATCATCATTATGTACAGCAATTAATGCTGTGATTGTTAATTTGACACCCTTTAATGGGGGACATACTGTAATGCCGTATGAGTCCATGTATTGTTCCTGATACACGCATAGTtgttctacactcttagaaaaaaggttctATCTACTTCCAAAAATGGTTCTAAGGCTGTCCCTAtatgagaaccctttgaataacccctTTCGGTTCCAGGTGAAACCCTTCTACacggaacccaaaagagttctaccaggaaccaaaaagggttctacctggaagcaaaaagggttctacctatggggacagccgcagaacccttttggaaccttttttcttcttctaagaGTGTAGCCTAGGGCCTATAATGAATCCGTCCATTACCTCTCCCAGCTCCACCATGAGTTCACAGTATCTCTGGATCTGCCCCAGTCTCAGATGGATCTCTGCTgcgtctctcagtctctcctctttACTGGGAGCCCCGATCCCCCCGCCGAACTTAGACATCTTCACTATGGTCAATTCCTGGGCCTCAGACTACAGAATAGACACATTGAAATGTGTACTGGAAGTGAATAGTCGTGAAACGTTTGATGTTCTTTTGAAAAACGAACCCCTTAGAAATACGACTCATACGCTTGGTCCAAAATCATTCCATCCCCCTTTCCTTCGGCCCTAAACCCTTGGATGTTTGCAGATCTGAAGGGACTGGATCATGTGTGAGATGAgacagttagtcagtcagtcagtggtcgACTTACGGTTTTGAAGCGGACCAAGTGTTTCATGTGCATGATGCCCTTGCCGTAGCTCTGGGGAAGCAGACTGTCGTCCTGCCCATTGATCACTGACACCAGGTCCCACAGGTTATGACTCCCCCCTGGTGGCTGGAGGAAATAACATAGAAAAAGTATTCCTAAGCACTTCATAAGAGTAGGTAGTATGTCAAGTACAGTACATAATACATGGTGATTCCAGTAATATGTGCTAATATTACTACCAAATAGGAGTACTAACTTAGAGATTTATCCATAGGTAATTTGATACCTGATGATGTAAAACTATACCAAGGAACAAACGACTATACTTCCATCAAACCATCAGATTAAAACCATGTGTCTGGACTACGGGAATGGAATAACTAAATGACCGTAAATAGAGTGCTATTCATTTCAGGAAAATTGCGAGTAAATATACTCACAGAGAAACATTCGGAGAACCACCTGAGTTTCTTCACCCGCACTTCACTGGATAGTTTATCCAGCTCCTGCTTGATGTCTCTGGACACCTTCCCACAGAGCAGAGGGGTAGCACCAGGTACCATGGCcctatctggaggagaggaggggatataGTACTATACCATGATGTCATTCAGAATAATGGTTCTTGTGAGGTTATGTCGTGTTTGAACGGATAAATATTTGCGGTATCACTCTCTCACGGTGGAGACAGTTATGAGCAATCAACATATTGATGTCATGAGTAATCAACACTTCTGTAACAATATAGTCATAGTGACTGATGGGAGAGTGATTTACTGatgatacagtgtatacagataGAAATGTAGCACATAGAACTAACACGATTCCTTATTCTACATGGCCAGTGATGTAGAGGTAAAGCAAAATAGACAGGCACACGCTAACCGCAGTTCCCTGGTGAGTAAAGTTACGCTCCCTATATTTTCAATGCATTGGGTAAACGCTGGCACAAAATAAGGGTGTTTACTTGCCTTACCCTCCACTGTACATGTTCTACACAACACATTTCTTCAGTATCGGAACATCTGACTGACCCGTGTTGCCGATGATGTCATCCCAGCTGTGGTCAGCCAGGACGTTGACCAGGAGCGGAGCGATGAGCGGAGTGAGGGACCACAACCTGACCGTAGAGTCCCGGGAACATGAGGCCATGGTGAACGGACGGCTGGGGTGGCAAGTCAGGCCTGGAGGAATCAAACCAGGTTACAGCATTGCAGACACAGTGTCAGTGTAGAAACAGTACCTTACATTTAATTTCACAGTCATTGGCCTCTATAAAGCATAGCAGGTTTCCCCAACTGGTGGTCCACAGATTattttatttggcccccaaaGTTTTGTTAAcaatcccccccacacacacacacaaacacataatagagagagatatgtgatTGTATGCAAACACAAGCAAGGTTTGAGATGATAATGTTTTCGTCAAATATGATATGTTTGGGCTTCTGGTCAGTTTGCAGTCTAGAAATGATCCTGGGCCTGTGGCTGAGTCTATTTGATGATGGCTGCAGTGTGGTGTTCCTGATTCATTACTGAGGTACCATAAACATCAGCGCCGTGGTCGTAGCAGGTGTCCAGGCAGGTTCCGTCCCTGGTGTCCCAGACTTTAATGGTGTAGTCCCAGCTGCCGCTGGTCAGCAGGTAGGGCACCTCCGTGTTCCACATCAGGCCTCGGACCGGCGCCGTGTGACCACTCAGCACGTTGATACAGGCATCCTGGGTATAATCCCAGATACGCACAGTcctggagaaagagggagggaggggtcatATACGGACTCCCATATACATAATAGAGTGACTACTCAAACCAATGGCATCTGTATTGATAATGACAGCATATCAAATAACTACCTGTGTATCAGTATCTGGACAAAGTGTTTGCCATGCATTATTCAGGTACTGTTACACATTGGTGGATGTGATAAATTACCCTAATGCAATGTGCTGTGAGACTCAGTGAAAGAACATATATGAATAATGTATTAATGTGCTGCGTGTACCCGTCATCTGAGCCACTGCAGAGAATACCCTCTCGGAGAGGAGACCAGCGCACATGGAACACCTTGGCCAGGTGACCCGTGAACACCTTGAGTGGCTGGTCAGAACTGGTGGCCAGGTAGTACACACGCACGTTTTTATCCTCACAGCCCGTGGCTATCATGTCtctgggaatggagagagagagagaaagaaaaaaagagtgagaaagagacagacagacggatggaaggaaggaaggaaggaaggaaggaaggaaggaaggaaggaaggaaggaaggaaggaaggaaaaagagagcgagagaaaggataGATCTAGTAGAATATAGGTAACTAACTGTATCTTCCAGTATACTTGTTAAACAGTATGAAAGGTGAACTACACAAGTGGACTCTTACTTGTTGTTCTGGCTCCAGTCACAACCAAACACAGCAGCAGGGTGTTTGTACTTGTGTAAGACCCTGCCGTCGATGGTCCTAATGATGCAAAAGCCGTCGCCACTACATGTGGCTATTCTTTTAGAGTCCTTATGGCTCCATGCGATACAGAAGATACCATTATTCCCATGCTGTTGAGTACACAAGGGAACAGAAAGTCTAAGACGTCAAAATAAATATTGATAAACTAAAGAGATTATTGATAGATCACTCTAATAACCTTTTCACACTATCATGCCGAGCCGAAGAAAACTGTGCTGGCTAGTGGATGCGTAACCAGGGTAgctcagtacagcttggtttggtTTAGCTCGGTTCGGCTCAGTATTGTGAAAAGCCCTTATGACTGTTGTGTTTTTCGTCAGTGTTGTTGACGTACCTCATTGAATCGTGTGATCATCTTGCCTTTCTTCACATCCCAGATGAATGCACCGTTCCGGGACGTGGCTCCGGCTATGCAGTTCAGGTCTCCTTTCGAAGAACACACACGAAGATAACAAGAGACATATTTAACGACATCCAAATGAACGAACGCAAGAAAGCGCAACATGTTTCATAACTGGTTTGAATCATAAAAAAAGTGCATAAACTTGACTTCTTAATGTATATTCAGTAAATCATTATTAATGCATAGACTCAAGCTTCAATGGAAAGTGTGCACAGAAATATGAAGCAACCATG is a window encoding:
- the LOC118395558 gene encoding WD repeat-containing protein 17 isoform X1 — its product is MDTDNLEWYTKNNADVKIKMSQVKQVGLLAAGCQPWNKDVCAASEDRFAYCATLAIYVYQLDHRYNEFKLRAIMSEHKKTITAISWCPHNPEVFASASADNLLIIWNVAEQKIVARLDNTKGIPASLSWCWNAGDGVAFVSHRGPLYLWAISGLDAGVTIHKEAHSFLSDICLFRWHPVKKGKVVFGHTDGSLSIFQPGSKNQKHVLRPESLEGTDEEDPVTALEWDPLSTDYLLVANQHNGIRMVDSEGLTCVTTFCFPSSAASVQCLAWVPSAPGMFITGDSQVGVLRIWNVSRSTPLDNFKLKKTGFHALHVLNSPPAKKSLSSISPTKSHYTSSTSEAVPPPTLSQNQAFSLPPGHAVCCFMDGGVGLYDMGAKKWDFLRDLGHVETIFDCKFKPDDPNLLATASFDGTIKVWDINTLTAVYTSPGNEGVVYSLSWAPGDLNCIAGATSRNGAFIWDVKKGKMITRFNEHGNNGIFCIAWSHKDSKRIATCSGDGFCIIRTIDGRVLHKYKHPAAVFGCDWSQNNKDMIATGCEDKNVRVYYLATSSDQPLKVFTGHLAKVFHVRWSPLREGILCSGSDDGTVRIWDYTQDACINVLSGHTAPVRGLMWNTEVPYLLTSGSWDYTIKVWDTRDGTCLDTCYDHGADVYGLTCHPSRPFTMASCSRDSTVRLWSLTPLIAPLLVNVLADHSWDDIIGNTDRAMVPGATPLLCGKVSRDIKQELDKLSSEVRVKKLRWFSECFSPPGGSHNLWDLVSVINGQDDSLLPQSYGKGIMHMKHLVRFKTSEAQELTIVKMSKFGGGIGAPSKEERLRDAAEIHLRLGQIQRYCELMVELGEWDKALSVAPGVSIKYWKKLMQRRADQLMQEENHDVIPYCIATGDVRKLVNFFTARGQLNEALLVAQGACEGNIHVPQTAVINHTTTTNSDDIQAYNGLLQCVCKELAEWYFQDGRAVLAACCHLAVDNTELAMASLIRGNELELAVCVGLVLGESANQATHYVLELLARKYMTTPTWFPSVGSRDLAADLLQMIPDNEVLLAKLCAFYPGSSSEIDQIHEKCGLPSLEECQGLAESAVSEGDIFKAVKYYLMSPEPEAALLVGIAHVKEQLSDSDWTVDSVHPILDLLGYIRTDRLILAKFTEARSELLILSGYIGALLAIRRQYSSIVPALYEYTSQLMKRREVSVPLQIEQLSVELEAWMACTQSLINSRGPDEAPYTPPSEAQKAEHAHLLDRLQEEPLRGLEGPDYVTGSNLPSHSDVQVSCFTGLRIQGPVFFLEDGKSAISLNDALMWAKVNPFSPLGTGVRLNPF
- the LOC118395558 gene encoding WD repeat-containing protein 17 isoform X2 yields the protein MDTDNLEWYTKNNADVKIKMSQVKQVGLLAAGCQPWNKDVCAASEDRFAYCATLAIYVYQLDHRYNEFKLRAIMSEHKKTITAISWCPHNPEVFASASADNLLIIWNVAEQKIVARLDNTKGIPASLSWCWNAGDGVAFVSHRGPLYLWAISGLDAGVTIHKEAHSFLSDICLFRWHPVKKGKVVFGHTDGSLSIFQPGSKNQKHVLRPESLEGTDEEDPVTALEWDPLSTDYLLVANQHNGIRMVDSEGLTCVTTFCFPSSAASVQCLAWVPSAPGMFITGDSQVGVLRIWNVSRSTPLDNFKLKKTGFHALHVLNSPPAKKSLSSISPTKSHYTSSTSEAVPPPTLSQNQAFSLPPGHAVCCFMDGGVGLYDMGAKKWDFLRDLGHVETIFDCKFKPDDPNLLATASFDGTIKVWDINTLTAVYTSPGNEGVVYSLSWAPDLNCIAGATSRNGAFIWDVKKGKMITRFNEHGNNGIFCIAWSHKDSKRIATCSGDGFCIIRTIDGRVLHKYKHPAAVFGCDWSQNNKDMIATGCEDKNVRVYYLATSSDQPLKVFTGHLAKVFHVRWSPLREGILCSGSDDGTVRIWDYTQDACINVLSGHTAPVRGLMWNTEVPYLLTSGSWDYTIKVWDTRDGTCLDTCYDHGADVYGLTCHPSRPFTMASCSRDSTVRLWSLTPLIAPLLVNVLADHSWDDIIGNTDRAMVPGATPLLCGKVSRDIKQELDKLSSEVRVKKLRWFSECFSPPGGSHNLWDLVSVINGQDDSLLPQSYGKGIMHMKHLVRFKTSEAQELTIVKMSKFGGGIGAPSKEERLRDAAEIHLRLGQIQRYCELMVELGEWDKALSVAPGVSIKYWKKLMQRRADQLMQEENHDVIPYCIATGDVRKLVNFFTARGQLNEALLVAQGACEGNIHVPQTAVINHTTTTNSDDIQAYNGLLQCVCKELAEWYFQDGRAVLAACCHLAVDNTELAMASLIRGNELELAVCVGLVLGESANQATHYVLELLARKYMTTPTWFPSVGSRDLAADLLQMIPDNEVLLAKLCAFYPGSSSEIDQIHEKCGLPSLEECQGLAESAVSEGDIFKAVKYYLMSPEPEAALLVGIAHVKEQLSDSDWTVDSVHPILDLLGYIRTDRLILAKFTEARSELLILSGYIGALLAIRRQYSSIVPALYEYTSQLMKRREVSVPLQIEQLSVELEAWMACTQSLINSRGPDEAPYTPPSEAQKAEHAHLLDRLQEEPLRGLEGPDYVTGSNLPSHSDVQVSCFTGLRIQGPVFFLEDGKSAISLNDALMWAKVNPFSPLGTGVRLNPF
- the LOC118395558 gene encoding WD repeat-containing protein 17 isoform X4, whose protein sequence is MSQVKQVGLLAAGCQPWNKDVCAASEDRFAYCATLAIYVYQLDHRYNEFKLRAIMSEHKKTITAISWCPHNPEVFASASADNLLIIWNVAEQKIVARLDNTKGIPASLSWCWNAGDGVAFVSHRGPLYLWAISGLDAGVTIHKEAHSFLSDICLFRWHPVKKGKVVFGHTDGSLSIFQPGSKNQKHVLRPESLEGTDEEDPVTALEWDPLSTDYLLVANQHNGIRMVDSEGLTCVTTFCFPSSAASVQCLAWVPSAPGMFITGDSQVGVLRIWNVSRSTPLDNFKLKKTGFHALHVLNSPPAKKSLSSISPTKSHYTSSTSEAVPPPTLSQNQAFSLPPGHAVCCFMDGGVGLYDMGAKKWDFLRDLGHVETIFDCKFKPDDPNLLATASFDGTIKVWDINTLTAVYTSPGNEGVVYSLSWAPGDLNCIAGATSRNGAFIWDVKKGKMITRFNEHGNNGIFCIAWSHKDSKRIATCSGDGFCIIRTIDGRVLHKYKHPAAVFGCDWSQNNKDMIATGCEDKNVRVYYLATSSDQPLKVFTGHLAKVFHVRWSPLREGILCSGSDDGTVRIWDYTQDACINVLSGHTAPVRGLMWNTEVPYLLTSGSWDYTIKVWDTRDGTCLDTCYDHGADVYGLTCHPSRPFTMASCSRDSTVRLWSLTPLIAPLLVNVLADHSWDDIIGNTDRAMVPGATPLLCGKVSRDIKQELDKLSSEVRVKKLRWFSECFSPPGGSHNLWDLVSVINGQDDSLLPQSYGKGIMHMKHLVRFKTSEAQELTIVKMSKFGGGIGAPSKEERLRDAAEIHLRLGQIQRYCELMVELGEWDKALSVAPGVSIKYWKKLMQRRADQLMQEENHDVIPYCIATGDVRKLVNFFTARGQLNEALLVAQGACEGNIHVPQTAVINHTTTTNSDDIQAYNGLLQCVCKELAEWYFQDGRAVLAACCHLAVDNTELAMASLIRGNELELAVCVGLVLGESANQATHYVLELLARKYMTTPTWFPSVGSRDLAADLLQMIPDNEVLLAKLCAFYPGSSSEIDQIHEKCGLPSLEECQGLAESAVSEGDIFKAVKYYLMSPEPEAALLVGIAHVKEQLSDSDWTVDSVHPILDLLGYIRTDRLILAKFTEARSELLILSGYIGALLAIRRQYSSIVPALYEYTSQLMKRREVSVPLQIEQLSVELEAWMACTQSLINSRGPDEAPYTPPSEAQKAEHAHLLDRLQEEPLRGLEGPDYVTGSNLPSHSDVQVSCFTGLRIQGPVFFLEDGKSAISLNDALMWAKVNPFSPLGTGVRLNPF
- the LOC118395558 gene encoding WD repeat-containing protein 17 isoform X3; the protein is MDTDNLEWYTKNNADVKIKMSQVKQVGLLAAGCQPWNKDVCAASEDRFAYCATLAIYVYQLDHRYNEFKLRAIMSEHKKTITAISWCPHNPEVFASASADNLLIIWNVAEQKIVARLDNTKGIPASLSWCWNAGDGVAFVSHRGPLYLWAISGLDAGVTIHKEAHSFLSDICLFRWHPVKKGKVVFGHTDGSLSIFQPGSKNQKHVLRPESLEGTDEEDPVTALEWDPLSTDYLLVANQHNGIRMVDSEGLTCVTTFCFPSSAASVQCLAWVPSAPGMFITGDSQVGVLRIWNVSRSTPLDNFKLKKTGFHALHVLNSPPAKKSLSSISPTKSHYTSSTSEAVPPPTLSQNQAFSLPPGHAVCCFMDGGVGLYDMGAKKWDFLRDLGHVETIFDCKFKPDDPNLLATASFDGTIKVWDINTLTAVYTSPGNEGVVYSLSWAPGDLNCIAGATSRNGAFIWDVKKGKMITRFNEHGNNGIFCIAWSHKDSKRIATCSGDGFCIIRTIDGRVLHKYKHPAAVFGCDWSQNNKDMIATGCEDKNVRVYYLATSSDQPLKVFTGHLAKVFHVRWSPLREGILCSGSDDGTVRIWDYTQDACINVLSGHTAPVRGLMWNTEVPYLLTSGSWDYTIKVWDTRDGTCLDTCYDHGADVYGLTCHPSRPFTMASCSRDSTVRLWSLTPLIAPLLVNVLADHSWDDIIGNTDRAMVPGATPLLCGKVSRDIKQELDKLSSEVRVKKLRWFSECFSPPGGSHNLWDLVSVINGQDDSLLPQSYGKGIMHMKHLVRFKTSEAQELTIVKMSKFGGGIGAPSKEERLRDAAEIHLRLGQIQRYCELMVELGEWDKALSVAPGVSIKYWKKLMQRRADQLMQEENHDVIPYCIATGDVRKLVNFFTARGQLNEALLVAQGACEGNIHVPQTAVINHTTTTNSDDIQAYNGLLQCVCKELAEWYFQDGRAVLAACCHLAVDNTELAMASLIRGNELELAVCVGLVLGESANQATHYVLELLARKYMTTPTWDLAADLLQMIPDNEVLLAKLCAFYPGSSSEIDQIHEKCGLPSLEECQGLAESAVSEGDIFKAVKYYLMSPEPEAALLVGIAHVKEQLSDSDWTVDSVHPILDLLGYIRTDRLILAKFTEARSELLILSGYIGALLAIRRQYSSIVPALYEYTSQLMKRREVSVPLQIEQLSVELEAWMACTQSLINSRGPDEAPYTPPSEAQKAEHAHLLDRLQEEPLRGLEGPDYVTGSNLPSHSDVQVSCFTGLRIQGPVFFLEDGKSAISLNDALMWAKVNPFSPLGTGVRLNPF